The following are encoded in a window of Gossypium raimondii isolate GPD5lz chromosome 13, ASM2569854v1, whole genome shotgun sequence genomic DNA:
- the LOC105783352 gene encoding protein trichome birefringence-like 36 translates to MANYPHFTFVFIITSFICFFHGKSSSSWLNNEDNGVIMVQGRREDRPTRCDFSVGKWVYDQSYPLYDSNCPYLSTAVTCQRNGRPDSGYEKWKWKPNGCSLPRFDALKFLGKMRRKRIMLVGDSIMRNQWESLVCLVQGVIPTGHKKVTYNGLSMAFHALDFETSIEFSWAPLLVELKKGPENKRVLHLDLIEENARYWRGVDVLVFDSAHWWTHSDQWSSWDYYMEGKSLYKTMNPMIAYQKGLTTWAKWIDLNIDPRKTRVIFRSVSPRHNRQNGWRCYNQKTPLKFFSHPHVPEQVVVLKGVLKRMSFPVYLHDVTMMSAFRRDAHPSVYRRALNQAQRQHPREFSSDCSHWCLPGVPDIWNEMLSAMI, encoded by the exons ATGGCTAATTATCCACATTTCACCTTCGTCTTCATCATCACCTCGTTCATTTGCTTCTTTCATGGCAAGTCATCGTCTTCTTGGCTCAACAACGAAGACAATGGAGTCATAATGGTGCAAGGCAGGCGTGAGGATCGGCCTACGAGATGTGATTTCTCAGTTGGTAAATGGGTTTATGATCAATCATATCCTTTGTATGATTCTAACTGCCCATATCTTAGTACTGCTGTTACCTGTCAAAGAAATGGAAGGCCAGATTCTGGCTATGAAAAGTGGAAATGGAAGCCAAATGGTTGTTCTCTTCCAAG ATTTGATGCACTGAAGTTTCTTGGGAAGATGAGAAGGAAAAGGATAATGCTAGTGGGTGATTCTATAATGAGGAACCAATGGGAGAGTCTAGTTTGCCTAGTGCAAGGAGTTATACCAACAGGACATAAAAAAGTGACCTACAATGGTCTTTCAATGGCCTTCCATGCCTTG GATTTCGAGACGTCGATCGAGTTTTCTTGGGCTCCATTGCTTGTGGAATTGAAGAAAGGACCTGAAAACAAGAGAGTCTTGCATTTGGATTTGATTGAAGAGAATGCTAGATATTGGAGAGGTGTTGATGTTCTTGTGTTTGATTCAGCACATTGGTGGACTCATTCTGATCAATGGAGTTC GTGGGACTATTACATGGAGGGGAAATCTCTTTATAAAACCATGAATCCAATGATTGCATACCAAAAAGGATTGACTACATGGGCAAAATGGATTGATTTGAATATTGACCCTCGTAAAACTAGAGTTATTTTCAGAAGCGTGTCCCCTAGGCATAACAG ACAAAATGGTTGGAGATGCTATAACCAGAAAACTCCCCTTAAATTTTTCAGCCATCCACATGTTCCTGAACAAGTTGTAGTACTGAAAGGGGTATTAAAAAGAATGAGCTTCCCGGTATATCTGCACGACGTTACAATGATGTCGGCTTTTCGAAGAGATGCGCATCCTTCTGTTTATAGAAGGGCTTTAAACCAAGCACAGAGGCAACACCCAAGAGAGTTTTCATCCGATTGTAGCCATTGGTGCCTCCCTGGGGTGCCTGATATTTGGAATGAGATGTTAAGTGCAATGATCTAA
- the LOC105783353 gene encoding ACT domain-containing protein ACR12 → MALSNSLFFPSSYAVDLRRSTVPDSGIAPFFTSFDSSRFRCNFSQCGIRPNFSARKRIVSAANNGFNTVNSTSLGTGQDKDDYIPMPIVLIDQDSDSEATVVQLSFGDRLGALIDTMRALKDLGLDVAKGTVATEGPVKQTKFFITRLDNGRKVEDPDLLERIRLTIINNLLKYHPESSERLAMGEAFGVKAPEKKLDVDIATRIRVKEDGPKRSLLSIETADRPGLLVEIIKIIADINIDVESAEIDTEGLVAKDKFHVSYRGAALNSSLSQVLVNCLRYYLRRPETDIDSY, encoded by the exons ATGGCGTTGTCaaattcccttttctttccttcttcttaCGCCGTCGACCTCCGACGTTCCACGGTTCCCGATTCCGGCATCGCCCCTTTTTTCACTTCTTTTGACTCTTCTAGATTCCGCTGCAACTTTTCTCAGTGCGGCATTAGGCCCAATTTCTCTGCAAGAAA ACGCATTGTTTCTGCTGCTAACAATGGTTTCAACACGGTTAATTCAACTTCATTG GGGACTGGCCAAGATAAAGATGATTATATTCCAATGCCAATTGTTTTGATTGATCAAGATTCAGATTCAGAAGCAACAGTTGTGCAGCTGAGTTTTGGAGATCGTTTGGGTGCTCTCATTGACACG ATGAGAGCATTGAAAGATTTGGGATTGGATGTTGCAAAGGGAACTGTTGCCACTGAAGGACCagtcaaacaaacaaaatttttcatCACACGATT AGACAATGGGCGCAAAGTTGAAGATCCTGATCTGTTGGAGAGAATTCGACTCACCATTATAAACAATCTTTTGAAGTACCATCCA GAATCTAGTGAGCGACTTGCTATGGGTGAGGCTTTTGGAGTAAAGGCTCCAGAGAAAAAG CTTGATGTCGACATTGCTACTCGTATACGTGTAAAGGAAGATGGACCCAAGAGAAG CTTGCTTTCTATAGAGACAGCAGATCGACCTGGACTGCTGGTAGAGATTATCAAAATCATTGCTGATATCAACATTGATGTAGAATCCGCAGAAATTGATACAGAG GGATTAGTAGCGAAAGACAAGTTTCATGTCAGCTACAGAGGAGCAGCTTTAAATAGTTCTTTGTCTCAG GTGCTGGTGAATTGCTTGCGCTATTACCTTAGAAGGCCGGAAACCGATATCGATAGTTATTAA
- the LOC105782282 gene encoding 26S proteasome regulatory subunit 6B homolog, whose product MAASAIVAEPKPSAEPPFPATRSDLGQYPMVDPTGAEEDDLYCRLKSLQRQLEFIDIQEEYVKDEQKNLKRELLRAQEEVKRIQSVPLVIGQFMEMVDQNNGIVGSTTGSNYYVRILSTINRELLKPSASVALHRHSNALVDVLPPEADSSISLLSQSEKPDVTYNDIGGCDIQKQEIREAVELPLTHHELYKQIGIDPPRGVLLYGPPGTGKTMLAKAVANHTTAAFIRVVGSEFVQKYLGEGPRMVRDVFRLAKENAPAIIFIDEVDAIATARFDAQTGADREVQRILMELLNQMDGFDQTVNVKVIMATNRADTLDPALLRPGRLDRKIEFPLPDRRQKRLVFQVCTAKMNLSDEVDLEDYVSRPDKISAAEIAAICQEAGMHAVRKNRYVILPKDFEKGYRTNVKKPDTDFEFYK is encoded by the exons ATGGCAGCCTCTGCAATTGTGGCGGAACCCAAACCCTCGGCGGAGCCGCCTTTTCCCGCCACAAGATCCGACCTTGGACAGTACCCGATGGTGGACCCAACGGGAGCCGAGGAGGACGATCTGTACTGCAGGTTGAAATCCCTTCAAAGGCAGTTGGAGTTCATAGACATCCAAGAAGAGTATGTGAAAGACGAACAGAAGAATCTCAAGAGAGAGCTGTTGAGGGCTCAGGAGGAAGTCAAGCGGATCCAGTCGGTGCCCTTGGTCATAGGCCAGTTCATGGAAATGGTCGATCAAAACAATGGAATCGTTGGCTCCACTACGGGATCCAATTATTATGTAAGGATATTGAGCACCATCAACAGAGAGCTTCTAAAGCCGTCGGCTTCGGTGGCTCTTCACCGTCACTCCAACGCTCTAGTCGACGTTTTGCCTCCCGAGGCCGATTCCAGTATCTCTCTGCTTAGCCAGTCCGAGAAGCCTGATGTTACGTACAAC GATATTGGAGGATGTGACATCCAAAAGCAAGAAATTCGTGAGGCAGTGGAGTTACCATTGACTCATCATGAGCTCTACAAGCAGATTGGGATTGACCCTCCTCGTGGTGTTTTACTCTATGGTCCCCCTGGCACTGGAAAAACCATGCTTGCAAAGGCTGTTGCTAACCATACAACTGCTGCCTTCATTAGAGTAGTTGGATCTGAATTTGTTCAGAAGTATTTGGGTGAG GGGCCACGGATGGTTCGTGATGTCTTCCGTCTTGCTAAAGAGAATGCTCCAGCTATTATCTTTATTGACGAGGTAGATGCCATTGCTACTGCTAGGTTTGATGCTCAAACCGGTGCTGATAGAGAAGTTCAGCGTATCCTCATGGAACTCCTGAATCAG ATGGACGGGTTTGATCAGACTGTGAATGTTAAGGTCATTATGGCAACCAATCGAGCGGACACTTTGGACCCTGCTCTTCTTCGTCCTGGAAGGCTTGACCGAAAGATTGAGTTCCCTTTACCTGATAGAAGGCAGAAAAGACTTGTTTTCCAG GTTTGCACTGCTAAAATGAACCTAAGTGATGAGGTGGACTTGGAGGATTATGTTTCTCGACCAGATAAAATTAGTGCTGCAGAG ATTGCTGCAATCTGCCAAGAAGCTGGAATGCATGCAGTTCGCAAGAACCGATATGTCATACTTCCCAAGGACTTTGAAAAGGGTTACAGAACAAATGTGAAGAAGCCTGACACTGACTTTGAGTTCTACAAATGA
- the LOC128036241 gene encoding uncharacterized protein LOC128036241: MEIQHVIHPHPLSISFIDGANTMRWCKACGRKLPGPTYGCESCRFFIHKPCLGEHKAEVQCFFHPCPLTISFDSFEFDEYCFVCFKSITSTFSYECKLNCKFRAHVECALKPIIEYSDEECTIQHFTHAHPLKLVDSNQKDEVICSICEELCSSSSSSSSSTYGCMECKFFLHKSCMKSIPRQLSNHRIHPCTLIFITCPYSGVECDCCGEDIVPGMKFSCGACDLDLHVKCALFPTTDSEDAKEIQHFCHPHTLALVQNDEEYGSEPRCVACAQICLPPAPTFRCSRSCSHFFLHKSCYVKLPYKSYKIKHPFHPDHPLTITSLPYKDHIRTCDACCRGIDSTLLAYSCREYECKFNLHLDCIKVLVSLKFSGHEHLLTLLEKTLDISCHLCGVNCCNFVLRCMPCDFNIHLQCVPSAPKTIKHKSHLHPLTLTKSPFEHELNSDEEEDEFYCDVCEQKRNQKELVYYCVECKFIAEVKCVVDEVLPLIANDRSFEEEVSKDNIAETEIQKWHVENLQVKCIKLQKRREDLKAKMKQLKGELADVTKEIEKTGDLLLDREAGTY; this comes from the exons ATGGAGATTCAACATGTCATCCATCCTCACCCcttgtcaatttcattcatTGATGGGGCGAATACAATGAGATGGTGCAAAGCATGTGGGAGGAAATTACCTGGTCCGACCTATGGTTGCGAATCTTGTAGGTTTTTTATTCATAAACCTTGTCTTGGTGAGCACAAAGCAGAGGTTCAATGTTTCTTTCATCCATGCCCTCTTACCATCTCCTTTGattcttttgaatttgatgagtattgttttgtttgttttaaatcTATCACTTCAACCTTTTCCTATGAATGCAAGTTAAATTGTAAGTTTCGAGCGCATGTAGAATGTGCCCTAAAGCCAATCATAGAATATTCAGATGAGGAGTGCACCATTCAACATTTCACTCATGCTCATCCCTTAAAACTTGTTGATTCCAACCAGAAAGATGAAGTGATCTGCTCCATTTGTGAAGAGCtctgctcttcttcttcttcttcttcttcttctacatACGGTTGCATGGAATGCAAGTTTTTCCTTCATAAATCTTGCATGAAAAGCATTCCGCGACAGTTGAGCAATCATCGCATCCATCCATGCACTCTCATATTCATCACATGTCCTTACAGTGGTGTCGAATGTGATTGTTGTGGCGAAGATATTGTCCCCGGCATGAAGTTCAGCTGTGGAGCATGTGATCTCGATCTCCATGTCAAATGTGCCCTATTTCCCACCACAGACTCTGAAGATGCCAAAGAGATCCAGCATTTCTGTCACCCGCATACACTAGCTCTTGTCCAAAACGATGAAGAATATGGCAGCGAACCTCGTTGTGTAGCATGTGCACAGATTTGCTTACCTCCCGCACCAACTTTCAGGTGTAGCAGATCATGCAGCCACTTCTTTTTACATAAATCATGCTATGTTAAATTACCTTACaaatcttataaaattaaacatccTTTTCATCCCGACCACCCTCTCACCATTACATCCCTTCCATACAAGGATCATATCCGAACTTGTGATGCATGTTGCCGGGGCATTGATTCAACTCTCTTAGCATATAGCTGTCGAGAATATGAGTGCAAGTTTAACCTTCACTTGGATTGTATTAAGGTGCTAGTCTCTCTTAAGTTTAGTGGCCATGAACACCTTCTCACTCTCCTTGAGAAAACACTCGATATTTCTTGCCATCTTTGTGGTGTAAACTGCTGTAACTTCGTCCTTCGATGCATGCCATGTGACTTTAACATCCATCTCCAATGTGTTCCTTCAGCACCTAAAACAATAAAGCACAAATCTCATCTCCATCCTTTAACCCTTACAAAGTCTCCTTTTGAGCATGAGTTAAACtcagatgaagaagaggatgaaTTTTATTGTGATGTTTGTGAgcaaaaaagaaaccaaaaagagTTGGTTTACTATTGTGTGGAGTGCAAATTTATTGCTGAAGTTAAGTGCGTGGTTGATGAG GTATTACCATTAATTGCCAATGATAGATCATTTGAAGAAGAAGTTTCGAAAGACAATATCGCTGAAACAGAAATCCAAAAATGGCATGTGGAAAATCTCCAAGTAAAGTGCatcaaattacaaaaaagaCGAGAAGACTTAAAAGCAAAAATGAAGCAATTGAAAGGAGAATTGGCGGATGTGACAAAAGAGATAGAGAAGACAGGAGATTTGTTACTTGATAGAGAAGCTGGAACCTATTAA